One window of Tenacibaculum maritimum NCIMB 2154 genomic DNA carries:
- a CDS encoding PorP/SprF family type IX secretion system membrane protein, which translates to MKLKLSVFLTCMLCACMVIIDMQAQQDPQYTQYMYNTMSVNPAYVGSRGHTTITGLGRTQWVGLEGAPDTQTLSYDTPLGYSGLGLGFNLVNDKIGPSHELYLDGNLSYTIETGEEGNLAFGLKLGGRLLNIDWNLGRTPGQDPVFQENIVNKFLPTIGAGVYYHEPQWYIGLSIPNFLRKEHYDEESPRGEVAVERSHFFLITGYVFDLNENIKFKPAALVKGVSGSPLSLDVSANFLFQERFTAGIAWRWDDAISALLGFQASESLYIGYAYDLTTSNYNVVNTGTHEVMLRYEIFKQPRFKSPRFF; encoded by the coding sequence ATGAAACTAAAATTAAGCGTATTTCTGACTTGTATGTTATGTGCTTGCATGGTTATAATAGACATGCAAGCGCAACAAGATCCTCAATATACTCAATATATGTACAATACGATGAGTGTAAATCCAGCTTACGTAGGATCTAGAGGGCATACAACTATAACGGGGTTAGGACGCACTCAATGGGTCGGTCTTGAAGGAGCTCCTGATACACAAACATTAAGTTATGATACTCCTTTAGGTTATAGTGGTTTGGGTTTAGGTTTTAATTTAGTAAATGATAAAATAGGTCCATCTCATGAGTTATATTTAGATGGTAACCTTTCCTATACGATAGAAACAGGAGAGGAAGGTAATTTAGCCTTTGGATTAAAATTAGGAGGAAGATTGTTAAATATTGATTGGAATTTAGGAAGGACTCCTGGTCAGGATCCTGTTTTTCAGGAAAATATTGTAAATAAATTTTTACCTACGATAGGGGCGGGAGTTTACTACCATGAACCACAATGGTATATAGGTCTCTCGATTCCAAATTTTTTAAGAAAAGAACATTACGACGAAGAGAGTCCTAGAGGAGAAGTAGCTGTAGAGAGGTCACACTTTTTCTTGATAACAGGTTATGTATTTGATTTAAATGAGAATATTAAATTTAAACCAGCAGCTTTGGTAAAGGGAGTTTCTGGATCACCTTTGTCACTAGATGTTTCTGCAAATTTCTTATTTCAGGAGAGGTTTACAGCGGGTATTGCTTGGAGATGGGATGATGCTATCAGTGCTCTACTAGGATTTCAAGCAAGCGAATCTCTTTATATAGGGTATGCTTATGATTTAACAACATCCAATTATAATGTTGTTAATACAGGAACTCATGAAGTAATGCTACGTTATGAAATCTTTAAACAACCTAGATTCAAATCACCAAGATTCTTTTAA
- a CDS encoding OmpA family protein: MKIKIALLLILSVAAQIFSQSKRVADRYFGEFAYVKSAKLYEAIYQKGDTSKHVVSRLADSYYNNAETDKAEFWYNKLVNSYKENLESEYLFKYAQTLRSNGKYKESDVIFLDLASKDSLYNNRKEALENDNYLIDYSKNKDKRISVRNLSTNTALSDFGGFLLNGKVYFTSAKPRNGKRGKLYKWNNQPFLNLYKGFEIIKLLEGSQKDTVVELISPKILNAPINTKYHEATPIFTKDGRTMYFTRDNFDGRRLRKDKELTVNLKLYRAELIDGEWTNVTELPFNSNNYSVGHPALSVDEKTLYFVSDMPGGFGGTDVYRVKIKEKNQYGTPVNLGNTVNTSDREMFPFIGKDSTLYFSSNGHLGLGLLDIFQTKIKNDTTYTPVKNLGYPFNSKRDDFAFFIAEKGKKGFFSSNREGGKGDDDIYSYFIYTDEPVCKQTIAGAVINTKTGEPIDAATVKLIDPKGEVIKEVLSKEDGTYKFTEVLCDITYSIQGTKLDHKSDRKSISTTAKAGDFIEEDLNLVPLILGDQIVINPIYFDYDKSDIREDAQYELEHIVTVLNNHPSIVIKIESHTDSRGTSTYNRQLSDSRAKSTRDYIISRGISSDRIESAIGYGEDRLLNNCDDLNKNKCTEAEHQLNRRSYFYVVKGGENVKANQEAEKKRVKKANRRRLKFMRSNRNYKRNNYNRHRTSSLGKCLKDEEDKCQENRGEFEIKYRN; this comes from the coding sequence ATGAAAATAAAAATAGCATTATTACTTATACTATCCGTAGCAGCTCAAATATTTAGCCAAAGTAAGAGAGTTGCAGATAGATATTTTGGAGAATTTGCATATGTAAAGTCAGCCAAGTTATATGAAGCTATATATCAGAAAGGAGATACATCTAAGCATGTAGTAAGTAGATTAGCAGATTCATATTATAATAATGCAGAGACAGACAAGGCAGAGTTTTGGTATAATAAGTTGGTAAATAGTTATAAAGAAAACTTAGAATCTGAATATCTTTTTAAGTATGCGCAAACACTAAGAAGTAATGGTAAGTATAAAGAATCAGATGTGATTTTTTTAGATTTAGCCTCTAAAGATAGCTTGTATAATAACAGAAAAGAAGCGTTAGAAAATGATAATTATTTAATAGATTATTCTAAAAATAAAGATAAAAGAATTAGTGTACGTAACTTATCAACTAATACAGCTCTTTCTGATTTTGGAGGTTTTTTATTGAATGGAAAGGTTTATTTTACATCAGCAAAACCTAGAAATGGTAAAAGAGGAAAATTGTACAAATGGAATAACCAGCCTTTTTTAAATTTATATAAAGGGTTCGAGATAATAAAACTTTTAGAAGGAAGCCAAAAAGATACTGTGGTTGAATTAATATCTCCTAAAATATTGAACGCGCCAATTAATACAAAGTATCACGAAGCAACTCCTATTTTTACTAAGGATGGTAGAACAATGTACTTTACAAGAGATAATTTCGATGGAAGAAGGTTGAGGAAAGATAAAGAATTAACGGTAAATCTTAAATTGTATAGAGCAGAGTTAATTGATGGAGAGTGGACAAATGTAACAGAGTTGCCTTTTAATAGTAATAACTATTCTGTAGGGCATCCAGCTTTGAGTGTAGATGAAAAAACGCTATATTTTGTTTCAGATATGCCTGGTGGTTTTGGAGGAACAGATGTTTATAGAGTAAAAATAAAAGAAAAAAATCAATATGGTACTCCTGTAAATTTAGGTAATACAGTGAATACATCAGATAGAGAAATGTTCCCTTTTATAGGGAAAGATAGTACTTTATATTTTTCGTCTAACGGACATTTAGGGTTAGGGTTACTTGATATTTTTCAAACAAAAATTAAAAATGACACAACTTATACACCTGTTAAAAATTTAGGTTACCCCTTTAATAGTAAAAGAGATGATTTTGCATTTTTTATAGCAGAAAAAGGAAAGAAGGGATTTTTCTCGTCAAACAGAGAAGGAGGAAAAGGAGATGATGATATTTATAGTTATTTTATATATACTGATGAACCTGTGTGTAAGCAAACGATTGCAGGAGCAGTTATAAATACAAAAACAGGTGAACCTATTGATGCAGCTACAGTAAAGTTAATAGATCCTAAAGGAGAGGTTATTAAAGAGGTACTTAGTAAAGAAGATGGAACGTATAAATTTACAGAGGTATTATGTGATATTACATATTCAATACAAGGAACAAAGTTAGATCATAAATCTGATAGAAAGAGTATATCTACAACAGCAAAGGCAGGGGATTTTATAGAGGAAGACTTAAATTTAGTACCTTTAATATTAGGAGATCAAATTGTAATTAATCCTATTTATTTTGATTATGATAAGTCTGATATCCGTGAAGATGCACAATATGAACTAGAGCATATTGTTACAGTACTGAATAATCATCCAAGTATCGTTATAAAAATAGAGTCTCATACTGATAGCAGAGGAACAAGTACTTACAATAGACAATTATCTGATAGTAGAGCTAAATCTACTAGAGACTATATAATCTCTAGAGGAATAAGTTCAGATAGGATAGAAAGTGCTATTGGTTATGGAGAGGATCGATTGTTGAATAATTGTGATGATCTCAATAAAAATAAATGTACAGAAGCAGAGCACCAGTTAAATAGACGTTCTTATTTTTATGTAGTAAAAGGAGGTGAAAATGTAAAAGCGAATCAAGAAGCAGAGAAAAAAAGAGTAAAAAAAGCAAATCGTAGGAGACTTAAATTTATGAGATCAAACCGCAATTATAAGCGTAATAATTATAATAGGCATAGAACAAGTAGCTTAGGAAAGTGTTTAAAAGATGAGGAAGATAAGTGCCAAGAGAATAGAGGAGAGTTTGAAATTAAATATAGAAATTAA